The genomic window GCAGATTCCGTTTCGATGCCGACGTTTAGATCCGCAATCGCGTCGCGCAAGCGGAACGCGCGGTCGCGCGTCGTGCCCAATTCGAGCTCCAGACCGGAGAGATCCATCGTCGAAGCAGCAATGTGAAGCCGTGGGACCGCGGTCGGAATGATCGCTTCACGCAACTTGGCCTCTCCCACCAGCACATCGTAGGTCGAGCAGCTACGGTTGCGACGGTCGATGCCAAGTCCCGTCGAAGCATTGCCCTGAGGATCGAGATCAACAACCAGCACACGCTCGCCAATGGCGGCAAGTGCTGTGCCTAAGTTGATCGCGGTAGTTGTTTTGCCGACGCCGCCCTTCTGGTTGGCTAGAGCGAGGATACGCGGGCGGCCCGGTGTGCCTTCTGGCGCGTCGCCCTGAAAAACCTCATTCATATCAATCATTTGCGTGGCCATGTCTCTTGAACGGACAATTTATCGCCGCTCGATGGTCTCAAGCTCGACGATCCAGCCTTGTCCGCCTGTCCGGCTGGGATGCAGATGTGGGTCGATAATCCAGTATTTAGTGGCTTCAGTCAATTCTGACTCTACATCTTGTCCCTTTAGAAACAGGGCCTTCGCGCCGCGCTTCATGAGAGGCTCAACGTAGTTCAGGAGCATATGTAGAGGAGCGAGCGCGCGG from Nitrobacteraceae bacterium AZCC 1564 includes these protein-coding regions:
- a CDS encoding chromosome partitioning protein (product_source=KO:K03496; cath_funfam=3.40.50.300; cog=COG1192; ko=KO:K03496; pfam=PF13614; smart=SM00382; superfamily=52540), whose translation is MIDMNEVFQGDAPEGTPGRPRILALANQKGGVGKTTTAINLGTALAAIGERVLVVDLDPQGNASTGLGIDRRNRSCSTYDVLVGEAKLREAIIPTAVPRLHIAASTMDLSGLELELGTTRDRAFRLRDAIADLNVGIETESAYTYVLVDCPPSLNLITVNAMAASHAILVPLQCEFFALEGLSQLLQTVEQVRSTLNPGLTIHGIVLTMFDSRNNLSNQVVADVRQFMGSKVYDTMIPRNVRISEAPSYGKPVLVYDLKCVGSEAYLKLATEVIQRERELRTH